CTCCGGGCAATGTCAAATATTCGAATGGGCTATTTGCTTTTGATGGTACTGTTTATGGATCCTATTATTGTGCCAGTAATCCTGAGCATCACTCTATATTCCACTGGGAGCCCTGCTACGAGAATTTTGAGACTGTGACCAAAGGCGGCTTCCGTATTGCGGCAATGAATAGCGCAGGTACATTTGTAGGCTCGCTAAATGGGCGTGCTATTATTCAAATGCAAGGGGAGTATCCTCGCGATTTGAACGCATTGATACAAAATCCCGGTGGAGACTTCTTTCTGATAGAAGCTACAGATATTAATGACATAGGTCAAATGGTTGGTTATGGAATATATAAGGGCAAAACCCATATATTCCTGATCGAACCCGCCCGAAAAGCCCAAAAAATCCTGATTAGTAGGTAAAAGCACGGATGCAAATTGAACGTTTAGAATTTCCGGGGAGATTCCTTAATGGTCATATACAGACTGTATTAGGAAGTTTGGGACGTAGGCATAAATTGCATCACCCTTTTTTCCATCACACCCTGACTTTATCTGATGGCGATCAGCTATCATGTGAAGAGTCGCGCCCCACTTTATGGAACCCCCATCAACCGACGACAATCATGGTGCACGGACTGGGAGGGGATCAGAATTCGCGTTATATGCTCCGCATGGGCAAGCATTTACTAGAAGAAGGGCATCGCGTGATAAGGGCAAATTTGCGCAGCTGCGGACCTCGCTATAGGAGCTGCCGCTGCATTCGCCCTTACCACGGAGGTCTCAGCGATGATATCTTTAATATCGTCAAGCACTTTCAAGTAAAAACGTCTCCTACTGTTGCGCTCGGGTATTCTTTGGGTGGAAACATCCTGCTGAAATTAGCCGGTGAGAGGAAAGAGGAAATGGGACACTATCTTAAAGGGATGGTTACCGTATGTCCTCCTTTTGATTTGAGCAAAACTGTGCAAAAGATTTTGGCTACAAAGCTAGGATTCTACCAAACCTATTTTGTGGTGCGCTTGCGATCGCAGTATAAGCAGTGGGCGGACAATAACCCTGAACTTAATCCTCCAAAGCTGCCTTACCGTATGAGTATCAAAGATTTTGATGATTTTCATACTGCCCCACGCTGGGGATTCCGCGATGCAGAACATTATTATGAATCTAGCAGTTGTGCCCCTTTTATCAGTGATATCACGGTTCCTTGCGACATCATCTGTTCTGATGATGATCCTGTGGTGGATATCCATACATTATATGACCTACATCTTCCGAAGAATGTGAAGGTGTTGAAGGCTACCGGAGGAGGACATATGGGTTTTCTAGGGTCGCCGTTTCATCCTCACGGTGTCCGTTGGATAGAGCGTGTATTGCTTAACCTTATCCGCAATAAACTTGCGCTGTAAAATAACACTACAGAAAGAGAAAGAGAGAGAGAAGAGAGAGAGGCTTCTTGCTGGGCGGAACACAAACTTCATTACAGCCGCTTTTGACGAAGTCGTTGGAAGTAGGCCATCCTCTTGACCATTTCCCTCTCAAAACCGCGTTCCACAGGATGGTAAAAGTGCTGATGCGCCATTCCATCAGGGAAATACTCCTGGCCTGAAAATGCATCGGGTTGTTCATGATCGTACTGATATCCGTCGCCATAACCTAGCTCTTCCATGAGCTTAGTCGGAGCATTGAGGATAATCGCAGGCGGCTGCAGCTGTCCTGTTTGAGCCGCACAGCGCTTTGCATTTCCAAAGGCTGTATAGAGGGCATTACTTTTTGGGGCTAAAGCGAGATATACCACAACTTGGGCTAGGGCAAGTTCGCCTTCGGGAGACCCCATCACATGATAAGCTTCGCGTGCGTTCATCGCAATTTGCAGTGCTTGCGGGTCGGCTAAGCCGACGTCTTCTACAGCCATCCGGATGAGCCTGCGCGCTAGGTATAACGGGTCTTCTCCTCCTTCAAGCATTCTAGCAAACCAATAAAGGGCTGCGTCAGGATCTGATCCGCGGACAGATTTATGCAGGGCAGAAATAAGGTTATAGTGTCCGTCGCCTTGACGGTCGAAGAGGGCGGCTCGTCGTTGTAAGAGGTTTTTAAGTTCTTCCAAAGGGATTTCAATGCCTTCAGGGAAGACACCTTGGATATTTTCAATTAGATTAAGAAGGTATCTTCCATCGCCATGGGATAGGCCGATAAGATAGTTTTTAGCCTCTTCTGTCAAACCGAGGGGGGAGTGTCGTTCTTCATAACGTTTTAGCAAGACTTCTAGTGCAGAATCGTCAAGAGGTTTAAGTGTCAGTACACGCAATCTGGATAGCAGGGCATTATTAAGGGTGAAAGAGGGGTTTTCTGTGGTGGCGCCGACTAAGACGAAGGTGCCTTTTTCTAAAAAGGGGAGAAGAACATCCTGCTGTGCTTTATTAAAACGATGGATTTCGTCGATGAATAGGACTGCAAGTCTATGAAGCAAGGGATTATCTTGGATTTGCTGAATGATTTTTTTTATTTCTGTTGTACCGCTATGGACTGCACTTAAGCCAAAAAAACTAGCGTCGAAGGCTTTGGCATAAAGGCGTGCGATAGTGGTCTTACCGCAGCCTGGGGGACCCCATAACAACAGTGAAAGAGGGGTTTTTCTCTCTATTACTGAGGAGATGAGGCTGCCGGGGCCGAGGAGGTGTTCCTGGCCGACGACATCTGCAAGATCATTGGGGCGCATTTTTTCAGCGAGAGGGACATACATTAATTGTTAAATGCGATATAGGCGTTCAGACTGGTTGCATAAAGTATCCAAGCTAGATAAGGCAGCATTAGATAGCCTGCAGGTTTATAGATACGCCAGAATAAGTATGTTGTAATGAGTACTAGCACATCTAAGAGAATGACGTCGTAGAGAGCGAAGACCGGATTTTTCCACGTAAAAAAGAAGAGGGACCATACAGTATTCACGACTAGTTGTAGTAGGAAGAAGAAAAATGCCAGGGGAGCATTGGAAATTTTTCCCACTGTTTTCCATACAAGCCACGCAGCGATACCCATAGAGGCATATAAGAATGTCCATACGGGGCCGAATAACCAGCCGGGTGGATTCCAAAAGGGTTTATTTAATGTAGGGTACCAATCAGTTACTGATAATGCAGTAAAATAGGAGCCTATAGATTCACTTACAAAGCAAAGCGATAAAAAGGCGGCTAGCACCCACCATTCTTTAGTCATAGTCATACCTCAACTTGTTTTTTCTTAATTTATTCTATTTAAAAATTAAGGACAATGAGGAAGAAAATAAATATTTGTTTAATGTGTGTGAATTGTTTTAAACCAATTTTAATTTAACTTATTGTTGAAATTATTATTTATCCTGATTATGATGTCGAAACATTTTTTATTTAATATCAATTAGGGGTTTTTGTGTTCTTGCATCTGAATCATGTTAAGGAAAAGTACATTCATTTTAATTATTTTATTTCAGAACATTTTAGATCTAATCCAATTTGTACTAATAAAATATTTGAAAGTACTCTACCATCTGAAAGCGAATTGCAATATCTTAGAGATCATAAAAAAATAATAAAGAATAATTGGAATATTGTTACATGCGACAATCCTATCCATTACTATGCCTTTGATCTAATTTTCAAAAAAGAGTGCTCTAGATCCTTATCTCAGGATGAAATTATTGCCGAGATCCTTCGACTTTTGTCTGCGGATTCATTAGATACTTACAGGCTAATAAAATACCTTCACAGGTTAGAATGCCCGCCCTTGCAAAAGTTTGATCTATTCCTTGATTATCTCAGTGAATGCAAGGCGCGTGATTCTATTCCCACGGATGACAAACTTGCAGGGATATGTTCTCTGCTACAAATAATTTTGGGGCATCCTCTTCATCGTTTTCCCATTATCTCTCACATTAGAGACAATTTTGAAGACTACAGTAGAAAATTGCCCTTCAAGACGACTCTGTTTATTTTTGATCTTTTAGAGCCTTCTGAAAAGATCAGAGATCTATTTAGCGGAGAGAGGTATGCTGTGGATGTATTCCGTCATCATATCTGCAAAGCTATTCAAACAGAAGCATGGGAATATTTACGTTTGTTGCTTTCGTTAGCTTTGAATATGCCAGGATTTAGTTTTGGCTTTTCGGGATTGAATTTGACTATAGCTACTAAGTTATGCCAACGAAAATGCAATGGAGTGTTTAAAAGCATCTTAAAGGTGATGAGAGATACTCAGGACTTATTTGCTGAATACAATTTGCTGGATTTTTCGAATAGGGTGAGAGTGGTAAAAGCTTCTGAGCTGATGGAAGAAGAGGCTGCACAGGATCCTAATCTAATCACTCCTGCCAGAAATA
This portion of the Parachlamydiales bacterium genome encodes:
- a CDS encoding replication-associated recombination protein A → MYVPLAEKMRPNDLADVVGQEHLLGPGSLISSVIERKTPLSLLLWGPPGCGKTTIARLYAKAFDASFFGLSAVHSGTTEIKKIIQQIQDNPLLHRLAVLFIDEIHRFNKAQQDVLLPFLEKGTFVLVGATTENPSFTLNNALLSRLRVLTLKPLDDSALEVLLKRYEERHSPLGLTEEAKNYLIGLSHGDGRYLLNLIENIQGVFPEGIEIPLEELKNLLQRRAALFDRQGDGHYNLISALHKSVRGSDPDAALYWFARMLEGGEDPLYLARRLIRMAVEDVGLADPQALQIAMNAREAYHVMGSPEGELALAQVVVYLALAPKSNALYTAFGNAKRCAAQTGQLQPPAIILNAPTKLMEELGYGDGYQYDHEQPDAFSGQEYFPDGMAHQHFYHPVERGFEREMVKRMAYFQRLRQKRL
- a CDS encoding TspO/MBR family protein, translated to MTKEWWVLAAFLSLCFVSESIGSYFTALSVTDWYPTLNKPFWNPPGWLFGPVWTFLYASMGIAAWLVWKTVGKISNAPLAFFFFLLQLVVNTVWSLFFFTWKNPVFALYDVILLDVLVLITTYLFWRIYKPAGYLMLPYLAWILYATSLNAYIAFNN
- a CDS encoding alpha/beta fold hydrolase, whose translation is MQIERLEFPGRFLNGHIQTVLGSLGRRHKLHHPFFHHTLTLSDGDQLSCEESRPTLWNPHQPTTIMVHGLGGDQNSRYMLRMGKHLLEEGHRVIRANLRSCGPRYRSCRCIRPYHGGLSDDIFNIVKHFQVKTSPTVALGYSLGGNILLKLAGERKEEMGHYLKGMVTVCPPFDLSKTVQKILATKLGFYQTYFVVRLRSQYKQWADNNPELNPPKLPYRMSIKDFDDFHTAPRWGFRDAEHYYESSSCAPFISDITVPCDIICSDDDPVVDIHTLYDLHLPKNVKVLKATGGGHMGFLGSPFHPHGVRWIERVLLNLIRNKLAL